In Methanotorris formicicus Mc-S-70, the sequence GGATGTCAAATTGTTGGTGGAGAGAGAGTCGCTGAAAGAATTGACGCCATGTCTATAGCAATATTTAAAGGAGTTAGGGTTGATGAATTGGCAAATATGGAGTTCTGCTATGCTCCACCAGTTTCAATGGTAAACGAGCCATTGGCACTTGCTGCTGAAGATGCCTTGGAGAAGTTTGATTAATTTTTTCTTTTTTTATTTTTCTATATATTGGAAAATTAAAATTAATTGTTGTTTTATTTTTTTAATTTCAAGTATATGACCTTGATAAATAAAAAACTTTTATATACCACCTATTTAAAAAAATAATTACTACAAATTAAATTTTGCTTTATTATTATTTAAAGGGGGGTATAATGGAATCACTCTCATACTATGTTGAAAAGTCCATAGATGTATTAAAAAGTATTAAAGAACCAAGTGAAGAAACGATAGAGAATTTAAAAAACCGTGCATTTATTGGAAACGGAAATGCATTCCAAGTGGCTAAATATTACGCAAATAAGTTAAATGGTTATGCAATAGAACCAACATACTACAAATCATTAAAAAAAGATGAGGGGGTTTGCGTAATCTCTGCATCTGGAAGTAAAGATTCCATAGGGATTTGTAAATACTTCGATGATGTGGTTTTAATAACATGCAATGAAGATGCTCCAGCAAAAAAATATGCAAAAGAAACTATCGTTCTTCCATCAGTAAAAGAACCTCCATTTTATAATGTCTCAACGTACTCAGCGATGATTTATTGGGTTGATAGGCAAGATTATAAATTTAGGGAAGATGGGCTTTTAAAGTATTTACTCAGAAAACCAAACATAATATTTATAGGGAATGAATCAACATACCCTATAGCGTGCATGTGTGCTTTAAAAGTTAGGGAGATATTTGGCAAACTTTCTGCTGGTTTAAGTGATATGGAAGCATACCATGGATGGTTTTTGCATGATAATGATGATGAAGCAGTAATTTGTTTAAATGCTGATTTTGATTTGGTTAATAACTATAAAATCGTTGGAACTCCTCTGGAATTGCTATTAACTATATACTACAACATAGGTTTGTTGCAGGAGGAACTTGAAATAAACGACTACAAATATGATATGGTATTAAAAAAGAAAGGATGGAAAATTTAATGGGGGATAACGATGGTAAAGAAGGCAGTAATTCCTGTAGCGGGCTTTGGAACAAGGCTGTTGCCAATAACAAAGGCTCAACCAAAAGAAATGCTTCCAGTTGTTGGAAAGCCAATAATTCAGTACGTTGTTGAAAACCTAATTGATGCAGAGGTTAGGAACATATTGATGGTAATTGGTAAGGGAAAGCAGGCAATTGTAAACCACTTTGATAAGAATTTTGAACTTGAGGAGAGGTTAAGAAGGGATGGAAAAATACGTTTGTTAAATACTGTTAGAGAGATAGATAATTTAGCAAACATATTCTATGTGAGACAGAAGGAGCAGAAAGGTTTGGGAGATGCTATTTTATGTGGAGAAGGATTTGTTGGGGATGAATACTTCATAGCAATGGTTGGAGATACTATATACTCTGAAAATATAGTTAAAGATTTGATTAAGGTTCATGAAAAGTATGGATGTTCAGTTATCGCATTGGAGAGGGTTCCAATGGAGGAAGTTCCTAAATATGGGGTTATAAAAGGGGAAGAGATTGATGATGGAGTATATAAAATAACAGATTTGGTGGAAAAACCTCCAGTAGATAAAGCACCGTCAAACCTAATAATCACTGGAGCCTATCTGTTATCTCCAAAGATATTTGAATGTCTAAAAAGAACTCCTCCAGGAAGAGGGGGGGAAATACAGATAACTGATGCTATGAGGTTATTGTTGGAGGAAGAAGAACTATTGGGTGTTGAAATTAAGTGTAAGAGATATGATATTGGAGATTTGTTGGGGTGGTTAAAGGCAAATGTGGAGTTGGGTGTTGAGAATATAGATGGGTTTAAGGAATATCTAAAAGATTTTGCAAGGAATCTATAAATAAGGTGGGATTATTAATATAGGGATTATTATTGGATTATTGACAGCATTGTTTTTTGGAATTGGGACATTTTTGGCAAAAATCGTATGTGAAAAAGACCCCATATTCCAATGGATAGTGGTTAATATAGTGGGTATAATATTGTGTATTATCATACTTACAAAATATCATCAAAAATTGCAAGTTTTTGAATGGAAGACATTGATTTATGCAGTATCTTCAGCAATAATGGTTGTTTTGGGTTCTCTTCTTTTATACTATGGATTATATAAAGGCAAGGCGAGTATAGTTGTTCCACTATCCTCAATAGGCCCCTCTATAACAGCAATCTTGGCAGTTGTGTTTTTAAGGGAGCAACTGACTACAAACCAAATAATGGGCATATGCCTAATACTCATTGGAATAATTCTAATTTCAATAAATCATGGATAAATATTTATAATTGTGTTAAGGCATATTTCTTTGCCCCCTGAGCCCCAATCTGCAATTTCAATGCTTTTATTAATTCGTTAACATCCTCAATAGTTTCTGCGTTTTCCAGTGCCTCTTTAAACATGTTCCTTTTTGAAGGTTCAACAAGTTCTATTAAGTATTCAACAGTGCTTACAAGTTCGATATATTTACCATCTCTTTTAAGTTGTGCATGAACATCATCAAGAACTTGTTTTATCTTTTCTGATACCATTATCTCACCTCCAGACAAAATTATAAATAATAAATTAGTTCTATCTCTTTCGTTGGACAAATCCTTGATATTTATCCCTAATGTGATATTTATAAAAGGTAGTTATGGTAATTTTTAGTATAAATATTATTCGGAAATAATATAGTCGCTTGCATTTAAATGATCACGTCCTTCATAACACTAAAAGTATAAATTTAGTTTTATTTGAAATTTACGTTTATTTATATTCTTTCAGAAATTTCACCTGAATATAAACAACAAAATTCATAAATTGATACTAAATTGTTTATTCAAACATGTTTAGCATTTATATATAAAAACACTTATGGTGGTAGTTATGGCAATCTTGGGACTCGTGGGAAAACCTAACGTAGGAAAATCAACCATGTTTAATGCAATGACAGAAAAAATTGTCGATATAGC encodes:
- a CDS encoding EamA family transporter, whose translation is MNIGIIIGLLTALFFGIGTFLAKIVCEKDPIFQWIVVNIVGIILCIIILTKYHQKLQVFEWKTLIYAVSSAIMVVLGSLLLYYGLYKGKASIVVPLSSIGPSITAILAVVFLREQLTTNQIMGICLILIGIILISINHG
- the galU gene encoding UTP--glucose-1-phosphate uridylyltransferase GalU encodes the protein MVKKAVIPVAGFGTRLLPITKAQPKEMLPVVGKPIIQYVVENLIDAEVRNILMVIGKGKQAIVNHFDKNFELEERLRRDGKIRLLNTVREIDNLANIFYVRQKEQKGLGDAILCGEGFVGDEYFIAMVGDTIYSENIVKDLIKVHEKYGCSVIALERVPMEEVPKYGVIKGEEIDDGVYKITDLVEKPPVDKAPSNLIITGAYLLSPKIFECLKRTPPGRGGEIQITDAMRLLLEEEELLGVEIKCKRYDIGDLLGWLKANVELGVENIDGFKEYLKDFARNL